A window of Halomonas sp. GFAJ-1 contains these coding sequences:
- a CDS encoding magnesium/cobalt efflux protein: protein MSDDFPLGLLFGLLAILILLSAFFSSSETGMMSINRYRLSHQANSGDRRAKRVLRLLSRPDRLIGVILIGNNFVNNLAASIATIIAIHFFGDVSGPAISTALLTITILIFAEVTPKTYAAIKPERIAYPASVALKPLLKLLYPLVWLVNVISNGLLRLVGVKSVENGGDSLTRDELRTVVHEAGTLIPYRHRAMLLSILDLENVTVNDILVPRHEVLGIDLDDSLEDILTQIRTSQHTRLPVYKGDINNIIGMLHLRNAARFLSRSEVTKAAIVQEAREPYFIPESTPLHTQLLNFQKQKRRIGIVVDEYGDVEGLVTLEDILEEIVGEFTTDVSEDEEIHQQDDGSHVIEGTANIRDINKMLGWQLPTDGPKTLNGLILEHLEAFPEGPASLQIGNTRMEILEIRDNLITSARCWQKQRLPRR from the coding sequence TTGAGCGACGACTTCCCTCTGGGGTTACTGTTCGGCCTGCTAGCTATCTTGATACTGCTGTCTGCCTTCTTCTCCAGTTCTGAAACAGGCATGATGTCGATAAACCGCTACCGCCTGAGCCATCAGGCCAACAGTGGCGACCGTCGCGCAAAGCGGGTTTTACGACTGCTCTCGCGTCCAGACCGATTAATTGGCGTTATCCTGATTGGCAATAACTTTGTTAATAATTTAGCCGCCTCTATCGCGACTATTATTGCCATCCACTTTTTTGGCGATGTATCAGGCCCCGCCATCTCTACCGCACTACTCACAATCACGATTCTTATCTTTGCTGAAGTGACGCCAAAAACCTACGCCGCCATAAAACCCGAGCGCATTGCCTATCCGGCATCGGTCGCACTAAAGCCGTTGCTCAAACTGCTTTATCCGCTTGTCTGGCTGGTGAACGTAATTTCCAATGGCCTACTACGCCTGGTGGGGGTTAAAAGCGTTGAGAACGGCGGCGACAGCCTAACCCGCGACGAGCTGCGCACGGTGGTTCACGAGGCTGGCACGCTAATCCCATACCGCCACCGGGCTATGCTGCTATCGATACTCGATCTTGAGAACGTCACCGTTAACGATATTTTGGTACCACGCCACGAAGTGCTGGGTATCGACCTAGACGACTCGCTTGAAGATATTCTGACCCAGATCCGTACCAGCCAGCATACCCGCTTGCCAGTCTACAAAGGTGATATCAACAACATCATTGGCATGCTGCATTTGCGTAATGCCGCACGTTTTTTATCGCGTAGCGAAGTTACTAAAGCAGCCATCGTGCAAGAGGCCCGCGAACCGTACTTCATTCCCGAGTCGACGCCACTACACACTCAGCTGCTTAACTTCCAAAAACAGAAGCGCCGTATTGGCATCGTGGTCGATGAGTACGGCGATGTGGAAGGATTGGTGACACTAGAGGATATTCTTGAAGAGATCGTTGGCGAGTTCACCACCGACGTATCAGAAGATGAAGAGATTCATCAGCAGGATGATGGCAGCCATGTTATCGAAGGCACCGCTAACATCCGCGACATCAACAAGATGCTTGGCTGGCAGCTACCTACCGACGGCCCTAAAACGCTAAATGGTTTAATTTTAGAGCATTTAGAGGCGTTTCCAGAGGGGCCTGCTAGCCTACAAATTGGCAATACGCGTATGGAAATTCTTGAAATTCGCGACAACCTGATTACGTCGGCACGCTGCTGGCAAAAACAGCGCCTACCACGCCGCTAG
- a CDS encoding glycerol acyltransferase encodes MTWLVKCVRYILRSAIYIAMRLCYRLSIHGRHHLPKKGAALVVCNHVSFMDALVLGGASPRPLRFVMDQPIFDSRWLKWWFQLVGAIPIESERHSPGALRRALDDVSSALRQGEIVMVFPEGRLTPDGDIHTFRRGLETILARDNVPVIPAGIAGLWGSWTSHYGGKALKKWPARFRAPVSLHFGPPVMAQEAEEIALRRFLEARVRALKAAGDNEIAHR; translated from the coding sequence GTGACATGGCTGGTTAAATGTGTCCGCTATATCCTGCGTAGCGCTATCTATATAGCCATGCGCCTTTGCTATCGGCTTAGCATTCACGGTCGTCACCACTTGCCCAAAAAGGGCGCCGCGCTGGTGGTTTGTAATCACGTTAGCTTTATGGATGCGCTGGTATTAGGCGGTGCTAGCCCTAGGCCGCTGCGGTTTGTGATGGATCAGCCTATTTTCGACTCCCGCTGGCTTAAGTGGTGGTTCCAGCTGGTAGGCGCGATTCCTATCGAGTCTGAGCGGCATAGTCCTGGGGCGCTGCGTCGTGCGCTGGATGATGTCAGTAGCGCGCTACGCCAAGGTGAAATTGTGATGGTCTTCCCAGAGGGGCGCCTTACCCCTGATGGTGATATTCACACGTTTCGTCGTGGGCTTGAAACCATTTTGGCCCGGGATAATGTGCCTGTTATTCCTGCTGGTATTGCAGGGCTATGGGGATCTTGGACATCGCATTATGGCGGCAAAGCGCTTAAAAAGTGGCCTGCCCGCTTCCGTGCGCCGGTCAGCCTCCACTTTGGCCCCCCGGTCATGGCCCAAGAGGCAGAAGAAATTGCCCTACGGCGCTTTTTGGAGGCTCGGGTACGGGCACTTAAAGCGGCTGGCGATAATGAAATTGCCCACCGTTAG
- a CDS encoding TetR family transcriptional regulator, whose product MARPRQHAPDALHAQVMYACDEWLANQPVHGLSLRALARDVGCAPSTLLKLYGSFNNLLQHVNVETLARLQHTITSLPADDPEPWLRSLALAYWHFAEQDCYRWQLLFDYPLAQEGELDQRQSDLIEALFTQVETSLKQYQPALDDLEARRLGRTLWGSVHGLVQLGLNERLGYWQGQQLKVDELLDQLMSTVLAGLRHREAAT is encoded by the coding sequence ATGGCCCGTCCTAGACAGCATGCGCCCGATGCCCTCCATGCGCAGGTCATGTACGCTTGTGATGAGTGGTTGGCTAACCAGCCAGTCCATGGTTTGTCACTGCGTGCCTTGGCCCGAGACGTGGGCTGCGCGCCCAGTACGCTGCTAAAACTGTATGGCAGCTTTAACAACTTACTGCAGCACGTCAATGTCGAAACGCTTGCACGGTTGCAGCATACCATTACTAGCCTGCCAGCAGATGACCCTGAGCCTTGGCTGCGCTCACTGGCGCTTGCCTATTGGCACTTTGCGGAGCAAGACTGCTACCGCTGGCAACTGCTGTTTGACTATCCCCTGGCTCAAGAAGGCGAGTTGGATCAGCGTCAAAGCGACTTAATCGAAGCGCTTTTTACCCAGGTTGAAACGTCGTTAAAGCAGTATCAACCCGCGCTGGATGATCTGGAAGCACGTCGCCTGGGGCGTACCCTTTGGGGCAGTGTTCATGGGTTGGTGCAGCTGGGCTTAAACGAGCGGTTAGGCTACTGGCAGGGGCAGCAGCTCAAAGTAGATGAGTTGCTGGATCAGTTAATGAGTACTGTGCTAGCAGGCTTACGCCATCGGGAGGCGGCGACGTGA
- a CDS encoding peptidase M16 codes for MLRPYKMFAPPFAQQAAIGIAASIAWWTPSAFAEETPIADVTTPTVSPFDSRDYRVLTLENGLQALLVSDPDTDKAAASMNVRVGSAQDPDDLQGLAHFLEHMLFLGTETYPESDAYQRYISDNAGAHNAFTAQQDTNYFFDIEPSALPGALDRFSEFFLSPLFNADKLESERNIVHSEYMARIRDESRRENDVLNQLLNPDNPTTGFAVGSRDTLANPPEGEATLRERVIDFYHRHYDANVMNLAVVAPQSLDTLEEWVVERFADIPDNGLSVPTIDVPLVDADTLPRYIERQSLQDRRQLRFYFPVPDPTEEYRTKPTQLISHLLGDEGEGSLLAVLREAGLADALSAGVGRGDGNEALFTISISLTPSGAERLDDIEATLFAAIEQIREEGIDSWRYDEQKSLSEQAFRFQQHGAPQQEAMRLAMSLSRYPVEDVQYAPYRMDGMDSERQQVYLDALTPDNMLRFYSAPDVESETVSPWFNTQWREALPNRQGQALSGLALPEPNPFIANDLTLLSGQDERPSVLVDTSTFTAWHMQDARFNTPSVEWRVSLQHPSASYSAEEAVLNRLLASWLNDSLNESLYPAWLAGQAFSAYPHARGITLSFSGWRDGQTPLIEQAIEQLKTAHISPSEFERVRYQLQREWRNAPQASLYGQASRTLGEALLTPQWSSVELLNASQRMERQHLEDFRQRFLKDLYVDAMAIGNLDATLASEQASVIRDALTPRLTRDDIRELTPLAVSDEASVLHPHSNREESLVMRYFQGRNQTVEEQAMISVLAQWLDTPFYQQLRTEEQLGYIVNAGYLPLLEAPGLALVVQSPDVDSATIAERMDAFMDMAGERLALLTDEALAPHRQAVHDRLRQRDTSLQGMANRFWQATALEEVRFDRREQLAALALEVSAEELQALWPSLLSQQLDVRFNPGDEPSDINAYREALSPLAKTADVPTTTTD; via the coding sequence ATGTTGCGACCTTATAAAATGTTCGCCCCACCTTTTGCCCAGCAGGCCGCCATTGGCATCGCCGCCAGTATCGCGTGGTGGACACCGAGCGCTTTTGCCGAAGAGACGCCAATCGCTGACGTCACTACACCGACCGTTAGCCCATTTGATAGCCGTGACTACCGGGTACTCACCCTGGAAAACGGTCTTCAAGCCTTGCTGGTTAGCGATCCTGACACCGATAAAGCGGCTGCCTCTATGAACGTACGCGTAGGCAGTGCTCAGGACCCCGACGATTTACAAGGCCTGGCTCATTTTCTAGAGCACATGCTATTTCTGGGCACCGAGACCTACCCCGAATCAGACGCCTACCAGCGCTATATTTCGGATAACGCCGGCGCCCACAATGCGTTTACTGCCCAACAGGACACTAACTACTTTTTCGACATAGAGCCCTCTGCACTGCCGGGCGCGCTAGATCGTTTTAGCGAGTTCTTTCTATCGCCGCTATTCAATGCCGACAAGTTAGAGAGCGAACGAAATATTGTTCACTCGGAGTACATGGCGCGCATCCGTGATGAGTCGCGCCGTGAAAACGATGTCCTGAACCAGCTACTAAACCCTGACAACCCCACCACTGGCTTTGCCGTTGGTAGCCGCGACACCCTAGCGAACCCGCCCGAAGGCGAGGCAACGTTGCGGGAGCGGGTCATCGACTTTTACCATCGCCATTATGACGCCAATGTAATGAACTTGGCCGTCGTGGCACCTCAGTCGCTGGACACCCTTGAAGAGTGGGTTGTTGAGCGGTTTGCAGACATCCCAGATAACGGGCTTAGCGTGCCGACCATTGATGTCCCGCTGGTGGATGCCGACACCCTACCCCGCTATATTGAGCGTCAGTCGCTGCAGGATCGCCGTCAATTGCGCTTTTACTTCCCGGTCCCCGACCCCACCGAGGAGTACCGCACTAAACCGACCCAACTAATCTCCCACCTACTGGGCGATGAAGGTGAAGGCAGCCTCCTTGCGGTGCTGCGAGAAGCTGGCTTGGCTGATGCACTTTCAGCAGGGGTTGGCCGAGGCGATGGCAACGAAGCATTATTTACCATTTCCATCAGCCTGACGCCCTCCGGCGCTGAGCGGCTGGATGATATTGAAGCCACCCTTTTTGCTGCTATTGAACAGATCCGCGAAGAGGGAATAGATAGCTGGCGTTACGACGAACAAAAAAGCCTTAGCGAACAAGCCTTTCGTTTCCAGCAACACGGTGCGCCACAGCAGGAAGCCATGCGTTTAGCAATGAGCCTCTCTCGCTACCCAGTGGAAGACGTACAGTACGCACCCTACCGTATGGACGGCATGGATAGTGAGCGTCAACAGGTCTATCTAGACGCGCTTACCCCTGACAACATGCTGCGCTTCTACTCAGCGCCAGACGTTGAGAGCGAGACGGTTTCTCCCTGGTTTAACACCCAGTGGCGGGAAGCGCTTCCCAACCGGCAAGGCCAAGCATTGAGCGGTTTAGCGCTACCAGAACCCAACCCCTTTATTGCCAACGACTTAACGCTGCTGTCGGGGCAAGATGAGCGGCCCAGCGTATTGGTAGATACCTCAACATTTACCGCGTGGCATATGCAGGACGCCCGCTTTAACACCCCAAGCGTTGAGTGGCGGGTCAGCCTGCAGCATCCTAGCGCCAGCTACTCTGCAGAAGAGGCCGTGCTTAACCGCCTACTGGCAAGCTGGCTGAATGACAGCTTAAACGAATCGCTTTACCCTGCTTGGCTTGCCGGGCAAGCGTTTAGCGCCTACCCCCATGCTCGGGGCATTACGCTGTCGTTTTCTGGCTGGCGTGATGGCCAAACGCCACTCATTGAGCAAGCGATTGAGCAGCTGAAAACCGCCCATATCTCGCCCAGCGAGTTTGAGCGCGTGCGCTACCAGCTTCAGCGCGAATGGCGCAATGCGCCTCAAGCATCGCTATACGGGCAAGCCAGCCGCACCCTAGGGGAAGCGCTCCTTACCCCGCAGTGGTCAAGCGTTGAGCTACTTAACGCTAGCCAACGCATGGAGCGCCAGCACTTAGAAGACTTTCGTCAACGTTTCTTGAAAGACCTGTACGTAGATGCAATGGCGATTGGCAATCTTGACGCAACCCTGGCAAGCGAACAGGCAAGCGTGATACGCGATGCACTTACGCCTCGCTTAACCCGCGACGACATTCGCGAACTAACGCCGTTAGCCGTGAGTGATGAGGCAAGCGTCCTGCATCCCCACAGCAACCGGGAAGAGTCGCTGGTAATGCGTTACTTCCAAGGACGCAACCAAACCGTTGAAGAACAAGCCATGATTAGCGTTTTGGCGCAGTGGCTGGACACACCGTTCTATCAGCAGCTGCGTACCGAGGAGCAGCTGGGCTATATCGTCAATGCGGGCTATTTGCCGCTACTTGAAGCACCCGGCCTAGCCCTTGTCGTGCAGTCGCCTGATGTCGACAGCGCGACCATAGCCGAACGCATGGATGCCTTTATGGACATGGCGGGTGAGCGGCTGGCACTGCTCACCGATGAAGCGCTGGCCCCCCACCGCCAGGCGGTTCATGACCGGCTGCGCCAGCGGGACACCAGCTTACAAGGGATGGCCAATCGTTTCTGGCAGGCAACCGCACTGGAAGAGGTGCGCTTCGACCGCCGCGAGCAGCTAGCAGCCCTCGCTTTAGAGGTGAGCGCCGAGGAGCTTCAAGCGCTATGGCCCTCTTTGCTATCGCAGCAGTTGGATGTTCGCTTTAACCCAGGCGATGAACCAAGTGACATTAACGCCTATCGCGAAGCGCTTAGCCCTTTAGCTAAAACAGCCGACGTCCCCACCACCACGACTGATTAA
- a CDS encoding exodeoxyribonuclease I gives MAPPNAAPVSFLWHDYETFGADPRRDRPAQFAALRTDAELNEISEPIELYCKPADDYLPHPAACLITGITPQKAQRKGLPEAEFATQVQGHMSEPGTCVVGYNSLRFDDEVSRHLFYRNLLDPYAREWQNGNSRWDLIDVVRAFYALRPAGIEWPLRDDGAPSFKLEHLTAANGIAHEGAHDAVADVRATIALARLLKARNPKLFDYLLGLRGKRAVANQLDLPSAKPLLHISRRYPASRGCSALVMPLAEHPTNPNGVIVYDLSVDPSELLSMSAEQIRERVFVSKQDLSEGETRIPLKVIHINRCPVVFPATALKDVEGPHKGEYGVIVERLGLDVDACRRHWKTLRDASGVAHKVAEVFNSAYEDTPHDPDLMLYSGSFFSAADRQQMERVRAMEPWDLVGQRFAFQDPRLEEMLFRYRARSYPETLEGEEREQWEAFRWTRINDPVIAGFTLKAFAREIERYNQQSLTDRERQVLEELVMYVEAMMPAQAFDA, from the coding sequence ATGGCGCCACCCAATGCTGCCCCTGTCAGCTTTCTTTGGCATGATTATGAGACATTTGGGGCCGACCCTCGTCGTGATCGGCCTGCCCAGTTTGCCGCGCTGCGCACCGATGCTGAGCTGAATGAAATCAGCGAGCCGATTGAGCTCTACTGTAAGCCTGCCGATGACTATCTGCCACATCCGGCTGCCTGCCTGATTACCGGTATTACGCCTCAAAAAGCTCAGCGTAAAGGCCTTCCTGAGGCTGAGTTTGCCACACAGGTTCAAGGCCACATGAGTGAGCCGGGCACCTGCGTGGTGGGCTATAACAGCCTGCGCTTTGATGATGAAGTCTCCCGCCACCTGTTTTATCGTAACCTGCTTGACCCTTACGCACGCGAATGGCAAAACGGCAACTCCCGTTGGGATTTGATCGATGTGGTACGCGCCTTTTATGCGTTGCGTCCTGCAGGCATCGAGTGGCCACTAAGGGATGATGGCGCGCCCAGCTTTAAACTAGAGCACTTAACCGCTGCTAATGGCATTGCCCATGAAGGTGCCCATGATGCGGTGGCCGATGTGCGTGCGACCATTGCCTTGGCGCGATTGTTAAAAGCGCGTAACCCCAAGCTGTTTGATTATTTACTTGGGCTTAGGGGCAAGCGTGCTGTGGCTAACCAGCTTGACTTGCCCAGCGCCAAACCTCTGTTACATATTTCTCGTCGCTACCCCGCCAGCCGTGGCTGCAGTGCGTTGGTAATGCCGCTGGCCGAGCACCCCACCAACCCTAATGGCGTGATTGTTTACGACTTGAGCGTTGACCCGAGTGAGTTGCTTTCAATGAGTGCTGAGCAGATTCGTGAGCGGGTGTTTGTTAGTAAGCAGGATCTCTCTGAGGGTGAAACGCGCATTCCGCTGAAGGTCATTCATATCAACCGCTGCCCGGTGGTATTTCCCGCAACGGCATTAAAAGATGTGGAAGGCCCGCATAAAGGTGAGTATGGCGTCATTGTCGAGCGGTTAGGGCTGGATGTAGATGCTTGTCGCCGTCACTGGAAAACCCTTCGCGACGCCAGCGGCGTGGCGCATAAAGTGGCTGAGGTGTTTAATTCGGCTTATGAGGACACGCCGCACGACCCCGACCTAATGCTCTATTCAGGCAGCTTCTTCTCTGCTGCCGACCGCCAGCAGATGGAGCGTGTTAGGGCTATGGAGCCTTGGGACTTAGTGGGGCAGCGCTTTGCCTTCCAAGATCCGCGCTTGGAAGAGATGCTGTTTCGCTACCGTGCGCGCAGCTACCCGGAAACCTTAGAGGGCGAAGAGCGGGAGCAGTGGGAGGCTTTTCGTTGGACGCGCATCAACGACCCGGTTATTGCGGGCTTTACGCTGAAAGCCTTTGCCCGGGAAATTGAGCGTTACAACCAGCAGTCGCTGACAGATCGCGAGCGCCAGGTATTAGAAGAGCTGGTGATGTACGTTGAAGCAATGATGCCAGCCCAGGCATTTGATGCCTGA
- a CDS encoding cell division topological specificity factor MinE gives MKLLEFLKRERKKSASVAKERLQIIVAHQRSQRGQPDYMPMLERELLEVIRRYVHVDDNAIQISLDSEDNCSVLELNVTLPKS, from the coding sequence ATGAAACTGTTGGAGTTCTTGAAGCGTGAGCGCAAGAAGTCCGCCTCGGTGGCCAAAGAACGTTTACAAATCATCGTGGCGCATCAGCGTAGCCAGCGTGGTCAACCTGACTACATGCCGATGCTTGAGCGCGAGCTGCTAGAAGTGATCCGTCGTTATGTCCACGTGGACGATAATGCCATTCAAATTTCGCTGGATAGCGAAGACAACTGCTCAGTGCTTGAGCTGAACGTGACGCTGCCAAAAAGCTAG
- a CDS encoding septum site-determining protein MinD, translated as MAKIIVVTSGKGGVGKTTSAAAISTGLALRGKKTVVIDFDVGLRNLDLIMGCERRVVYDLVNVIQGEAGLNQALIRDKRVENLFILPASQTRDKDALTQEGVERILEQLKQDFDFILCDSPAGIERGAQLAMYFADEAIVVTNPEVSSVRDSDRILGLLGSKTQRAEQSLDPVKEHLLITRYNPSRVTSGDMLTLEDIREILAIDLLGLIPESEAVLRASNQGVPVTHDALSDAGQAYTDTVSRLLGEEIPLRFHELQRKGLLSRMFGGSRR; from the coding sequence TTGGCCAAAATTATTGTAGTGACCTCAGGTAAAGGGGGGGTCGGTAAAACTACCAGTGCAGCCGCTATCTCGACCGGGCTTGCGTTGCGTGGCAAAAAAACGGTGGTGATTGATTTTGACGTTGGGCTGCGTAATCTCGATTTAATAATGGGTTGCGAGCGCCGGGTGGTTTACGACCTGGTAAACGTTATTCAGGGCGAGGCAGGCCTTAATCAGGCGCTGATTCGCGATAAGCGGGTAGAAAACCTATTTATTCTGCCTGCTTCACAAACCCGTGATAAAGATGCCCTCACTCAAGAGGGTGTTGAGCGGATACTAGAGCAGTTGAAACAGGACTTTGATTTCATTCTGTGCGATTCGCCCGCCGGTATTGAGCGCGGTGCCCAGCTAGCGATGTACTTCGCGGATGAAGCGATTGTAGTGACCAACCCTGAAGTATCGTCGGTGCGTGACTCAGACCGTATTTTAGGTCTGTTAGGCTCTAAAACTCAGCGTGCTGAACAGAGCCTGGACCCGGTTAAAGAGCATCTGCTTATTACGCGCTACAACCCATCGCGGGTGACCTCTGGGGACATGCTTACCCTGGAAGATATTCGCGAAATTCTTGCTATTGATTTGCTTGGCTTGATTCCTGAGTCGGAGGCAGTGCTGCGCGCTTCCAACCAAGGTGTGCCGGTGACCCACGATGCATTAAGCGACGCCGGTCAAGCGTATACAGACACCGTCTCGCGTTTGCTTGGTGAAGAGATACCGCTGCGTTTCCATGAGTTGCAACGCAAAGGTCTACTTAGCCGCATGTTTGGGGGTAGTCGTCGATGA
- a CDS encoding septum site-determining protein MinC, protein MSLNADSADIAFTFKGGMLPMTVMELSSADPERIRRQLAGKLSQSPAFFQHTPVVLSVEKLDEPHLALERICAVCRDHKLLPVAVRGGAEPVRQSAWALGLGWFAPVEEGRARILESVSRMIEPDVAAETAAAEQEIPDGATVATRLYRGTVRSGQQVSAAEGDLVVIGAVNAGAEVLAAGSIHVYGALRGRALAGIHGNTHAGIYCRELEAELLSVAGNYKRLEDIDSQLLGHGVEVHFIKEQLEIKPLG, encoded by the coding sequence ATGAGCCTCAACGCCGATAGCGCAGACATAGCCTTCACCTTCAAGGGCGGTATGCTGCCGATGACCGTCATGGAGCTAAGCAGTGCTGACCCGGAACGTATACGGCGTCAGCTTGCTGGCAAATTGTCGCAATCCCCCGCGTTCTTTCAGCATACACCGGTTGTGCTGAGCGTGGAAAAACTCGATGAACCGCATTTGGCGCTAGAGCGTATATGCGCGGTATGTCGTGACCACAAGCTCTTGCCTGTTGCGGTGCGTGGTGGTGCCGAGCCTGTGCGCCAGTCCGCCTGGGCGCTTGGCCTTGGTTGGTTTGCGCCGGTAGAAGAAGGCCGTGCGAGAATATTAGAAAGCGTTAGCCGGATGATAGAGCCTGACGTGGCGGCCGAAACGGCTGCTGCAGAACAGGAAATACCGGACGGTGCTACGGTGGCGACACGCCTTTACCGTGGCACGGTGCGCTCGGGCCAGCAGGTGAGCGCGGCTGAGGGTGACCTGGTGGTGATTGGGGCGGTCAATGCGGGCGCTGAAGTGCTCGCGGCGGGCAGTATTCATGTGTACGGAGCGCTGCGTGGCCGTGCATTAGCAGGTATTCATGGTAATACCCATGCAGGCATTTACTGCCGCGAACTTGAAGCCGAGCTGCTGTCCGTTGCCGGTAATTATAAGCGGCTAGAAGATATTGACTCCCAATTGCTTGGCCATGGGGTAGAAGTACATTTTATAAAAGAGCAGCTTGAGATTAAACCGCTGGGTTAA